TGATCAGCACACCTCACAGTGATGTGAGACGTTTATGTGAGTAGGAATAGTGATTATTTAATCAATGTCATTTTGCGTGTTACCGCTACATTTCCGCTGGTTAAGCGATAGATGTACAATCCACTTGAAAGGTTGCTTGCATTGAAGTTTAGCGTGCTCATACCTGAAGAGAACATTTCCCTGTTGGCAAGCGTAGCCACTTCACGACCCAGCATGTCATACACTTTCAGCGTTACTTGCTGTGCCTGTGGCAGCGTAAAACTAATCTGTGTAGTTGGGTTAAATGGGTTTGGATAGTTTTGGTTCAGCGTTACTGAATTCGGAACTTCTGAAGGGCTTCCTTCAGTATCAGTAACTAAACCACTACCTAAGAATCCATAAGCATCCAAAGCAGTCCAGCCAGCAGCCCAGTTAGAGCCATCAAAAGCACCTGCATAATTTGTTGGATAGAACCAGTCATCTTCCATAGCTACTGCAGTTCCATAAACAGGGCTATCTGGATTTGGTCGTGGATCTAAACCTGCATCGTCAGTTCGGCTTATCCCTCTAAGCATTGGATCAACAATTGTATTGCTGTTAGCACTCAGCATTGTTTCTTCGTAACCATTTGTTGCCATGTCAGCAAAAGTAGTACCTGTTCCAAAGCTGAAGAAGATACTGTTAGTGATATTCAATGAATCTGCTTCAAGTCGAGCTCTTGAGTCAAAGTCATCTACACCGTCTACATCTTCTACGCGTAGAGCGTTACCCGGGTGATCTGTGAATACTGAGTTTGCATATAATGCACCAGTGTTGTCACGGAACTCAAGCATTTGTCCCGGATCGCCGGATGGAGTTGAAGAAACGCCAGGTCCAATGTAAGTAGCATTTGAAATCACTGGGTATGCAAATGGAGTACCCGTTTCATCGCCACCGGCACCATCCATTTCAGCTGAACGTCCAGCCTGATCGCTATCCTGGATAACAAACCAGAATTGGCCTTTTCCACGGAATCCCTGATCCCAGTCAAAAGCGTCATCATTGTTAAAAGCAGAAATCAGGTATCTTGTATTTACTGTTCCACCGAACCACTCGTATCCATCATCGCCACTGGCAAATGACTCTATATACTCAATAGTAGTTCCGGCGCCAACGCCACCAAGAGTTAAACCTTGAATCTCGTTACCTGAACTTGAACCAATATTGATTCCTGAGTGACGGATAGATACATAGCGAAGTACACCAGAATCATCCATGTCATCAGTACCACCATATCCTACTAAGTCAGGATCTGAAGAAATCTCATTTACTCCTTCAATAGTAGCTTCTACAGTATTGTTGGTTGAAGCACGGCCAAGAATAACAAGTCCGCCCCACTCTCCAACATCATCTTTGGTTAAGTTGGCATCATCTTCAGCAGTAAAAATAATAGGATTGCTTGAAGTACCTTCAGCAAAAATTCTAGATCCACGAGTGATTACCAAACCGGAAGCATCCAGATCCTGTCCTTCGCCACCACGTACTGTGGTTCCAGCTTCTATGTATAGATCAGCACCATCAGTCACAAACACCATTCCATCCAGAAGATACTCATTGTCAGCAGTCCAGTAAGTATCTTCAGTAATATTTCCTGATACTGCTTCCATTCCTGGTGTACCTGACTCACTTAAATAGCCATATTGGTCAAGAGCAGTCCATCCTGCTAACCAGTTATTTCCACCGAAAGCACCTTTAAAAGAAACCTCGCTAAAGAAAGCGTCTTCTGGTATAACAGCACCACTTAAAACCGCGCTATTACCAGGACGAGGGTCTAAACCAGCATCACCTGTTCGGCTAATTCCGCCTAACTCTGGATCAATAGTAACATTATTGTTAGCTGTAAGCATGGTTGCTTCATAAGCATTTGTTGCCATGTCAGCTAATGTAGTACCTGTTCCAAAGCTGAAGAAAACACTGTTTGTAATGTTCAATGAATCTGCTTCAAGACGAGCTCTTGAGTCAAAGTCATCTACACCGTCTACATCTTCTACGCGAAGAGCGTTACCCGGGTGATCTGTGAATACAGAGTTAGCATAAAGCGCACCCGTGTTGTCACGGAACTCAAGCATTTGTCCCGGATCGCCGGATGGAGTTGAAGAAACGCCAGGTCCAATGTAAGTAGCATTTGAAATCACTGGGTATGCAAACGGAGTACCTGTTTCATCGCCACCGGCACCATCCATCTCAGCAGAACGTCCAGCCTGATCGCTATCCTGGATTACAAACCAGAATTGGCCCTTTCCACGGAATCCCTGATCCCAGTCAAAAGCATCATCATTGTTGAAAGCAGACACTAAATACTTTGTGTTTACAGTTCCACCGAACCACTCATATCCATCATCACCACTGGCAAATGATTCTACATATTCAATAGTAGTTCCGGCACCAACGCCACCAAGGGTTAAACCTTGAATTTCGTTACCAGAACTTGAACCAATATTGATTCCTGTGTGACGGATAGATACATACCGAAGAATACCGGAATCATCCATGTCATCAGTACCACCATAACCTACAAGTGCTGGATCGCTGGTGATCTCGTTTACCCCTTCGATGGTAGCTTCAACAACATTGTTAGTTGAAGCGCGACCTAGAATTACCAGTCCGCCCCACTCTCCAACATCATCTTTGGTTAAGTTGGCATCATCTTCAGCAGTAAAGATAATGGGATTTTCCGCTGTACCTTCAGCGAATATCTTTGAACCACGGGTAATTACCAAGCCGGATGCATCAAGATCCTGACCTTCACCACCACGAACTGTGGTCCCTGCTTCAATATACAGATCGGCTCCTCCTGTTACGAAAATCATACCGTCAAGTACGTATTCGTTATCAGAGGTCCACTCTGTATCTTCAGTAATGTTTGCACTTACAGTCACAGTAGTTTGCGCCATCGCAAGGAAGGGCAAACTCATCAAGACTGCTATTAGTAGCGTTGCTTTCTTCATTTGTACGTATGTTTATTTAGGGTTTTAAGTTAAATTCTATTTTAAATTTTGTATTTGATACCAAGAGAGAAGGTTCTTCCACGCTGATATTTCTGATAAAAATATTCATCACCTTTAAATTTCTGTGATTGGATAATATCCGGATTCAGGATATTGCTGATCTTAAAACTCAGCTCGAAATTCTCACCAATAGTTTTGTTTGAGGTGAAATTGAGAGAACCATAACCTCTTTCATATATATCTGGTGTTGCGCCTTCAGTAACGATTCCCAACCGATCTCCAAAGAAATTGTAACTGATTGAAGAATTGAACTCGATATCAGGATTTGCATACCCTAAATCTAAATTGAAAAGGAAAGGTGACTGACCCTGTAGTTCTCTGGTGTCTTCAGCATCTGGTCGTGCATTGCGAATTACCTGTAGCTCAAGCTCAGGAATGTCTACATAAGATCTTACGAGTGTGTAATTGGTTGAAAGTGAAAAGTGACGAAGATCTTCGGTTAAGAATCCTAAATTTTTACGTACCTCAAATTCAAGTCCATAAACTCTACCCTCTTCTACATTCTGAATGGAAAGAGCATCATTTCCAATATCAGTTCGAATCACACGCTCGAGGGGATTTTCAAGCTCTTTGTAAAAACCACTTACAGCCAGAATCTCACCAGGGCCTGTAAATAATTCCCATCTGACATCATAATTGGTAATTAATGTACGTTTGAGGTTCTCATTACCCTGAAATAGGAGCCCTCCAACAAAGTCGAACGTGATATATGGAGCTAATTCACGGAAAGTAGGTCTGGCTACTGTTTGGGTGTATGCCGCACGAACATTCATATTCTCTGTAAAGCTGTAGATTGCATTCACAGAGGGCAGGTAATCAGTATTAGATAATGAACCCACTGCTAAAGCAGTATCCTGACTGATTACTTCTATATCAGCATTTTCGACACGAACACCACCTATAAGCTTAAACTTATCGGTGACAGGTAGTTCAGTCATCAAATAAGCTGCAGAAACTGTTCTTGTAGCATCATAATTACTTCTTGGTGTAGATGCATTTTGAACGTAGTTACCAAATTGTGGGCGGCCGTTATTAGCGTAACCTAAAATTCCTAATGAGTCAAAGAATGCATCAACATCTCCTTCCACATCATTAAGTGTAAAGTTTTGGGTGTCGGTATAGAAGTCAAACCGCTGCTCCCTAAAGTCACGTTCAACATCAACAAGGTTACCACCAAATTTGATATTACCCGCTACACCATTAAAAGAATTGAACGGGATTGTAACATCAACTCCGGCATTCCGATTATTCTCTTCCAGATTTCTATAGAAACGTCCTGGACGTTGAAAGTTATTTGTTGGACTGGAATAAAGAATTGCTCCAGAAGCAAAAGTATCTACTTGAGTAGTGAAGTACCTAAGATCTGGTTCATCTTGAGTATTTGTTGCATTAGCTGCCTTCCACTCAACCGTTGTTTTCAGGAAATTTTCAAAATAACTTTTCCCACTTAGCTGAAATGAGGTCAAACTACGTTCAGTATATTGTACTACCCTGGTTTGAAAAAGAGCATTAGGGATGTCATACTGAAAGCCTTCGAGATATCTACCTGCTCCTGTACCACTTTGGGTCTTTAAAAAGCGAGCTGAGAATCTATGATTATCAGTAAGACGATATGAAACCGTTGCCATACCACCCCAGTCTACATTTCTTTCTCCCTTCACATCATTCACATCCAAACGACGGAACAGCTGCTCTGAATCGTCAAAATTACCTACCAAATCATAGCGGGCAACATCTCCATTGTTATAACCTGAGTAACCCTGGCTATATGAAAAGCTTGCAGTGTATCCAAGATCATTGCCAAAAAAAGGCACCTGGTTACCAATCGAAAAACCGTAGCTTTGATTCATTACACCATATTGCTCTCTTGGTTGAAATTCATTGTTAAATGAATTTGAAAGGCGGTCTAATGTTTCAGCAGCTTGCTGGTCATCTCTGGTATCCCTTAAAGTCGGAATCTCTTGTCCGCTTTTTATAAAGTCTTTTACTTCTTTCGGGATTTCTCTCCTCCCTCCATCAAAACCGAATGCATCTGTACTACTCGGATCACCGATTCTTAGATCCGTGAAAGTTGCCTGAGTATTATATCCTGTTGAAGCAGATAACTGAAAAGAAAATTGTTCAGGGAAATCTTTAGTTGCTATATCTACCAACCCGCCGCTAAAGTTACCTGGTTTGTCAGGGGTAAAGGTTTTGAGAGTTACAATATTCTCTAACAGATTAGCAGGAAAGATATCCATCTGAAAAGATTTCCTGTTTGGATCTGACGACGGAAGCTCTGAGCCATTTAAATGAGTGCTGGTATACCTGTCACCTAACCCCCGGATAAAGACATACTTACCATCTACTACAGAAGCACCTACAACTTTTTGAAGTGCCCCGGCCGCATCACCTGCTCCTGAACTCGAAATACTTTCAGCAGAAATAGCATCGCTGAAAGAAATAGATTTTTGGCGCTGGCGCAGAAGCCCTGCTTCGTTATCAAGGATAGCTTCTGCCGTTATAATAACGTCATCAAGCTCTTCTGTTTCGGGCTGAAGAGTTAGGTCAAGCCTGGTTGCCTGTCCTGCATTAACCTCAACGCCGGTAATGGTTTGCTTCTGAAAAGAGATATAACTGACTTCAAGAGTATAACTACCTGGACTGAGATTCCTGATCGTGTACCGACCATCTAGATCGGTAGACGTACCGATGGTAGTTCCTTGAATTACAACATTAACTCCGATTAGAGTTTCGCCGGTCTCGGCATCTACAACGGTTCCTGTGACGGAACCTGTTTCTTGCGCTTTTAGATTAACAGAAATAGAAAGCGCAAAACAAACGAGTGCTGATATTATGTGTGTTTTCACGTGTGCTGATATGTTTTAGTTTTGCTTTCATAACTACGATGCAAAACTAAACCTCAGCCTTTGCGCTACTGTTAACCAGCAGTTATCCTTTCTTTACCTGTAGATTACCTCAATGTTAATAGCCGAAATCTCAGGCCTTTGATTCTTCACTCTCTTCTTTATCTGAAGAATCTTCTGTTTTATTATCTATATCTTTTTCTTCAACCTGAGCGTCTTCAGACTCTATTACTTCAGCGTCGTCTACTTCAGATTTTTCTTCTTTATCCTTTTGAACTCCATTTTTCTTGGAATCAGAAGATTGTTCGAAAATTCCAGCCGGATATTTTCCGTGCGGGCGATCACCTAATAATTCGCGAAGGGCATGGTGATCCAATACTTCTCTTTCGAGTAATGCCTCAGCTAGTTTCTCAAGTTCATCTTTATGCTTTTTGAGCAATTCGATGGTACGATCATGATTCAAATCAATAATCTTACGAACCTCTTTATCGATCTGCTCACTGGTTTTCTCAGAGTACTTTTTGTTAAAGCCATAGCTGTTCTCAGGATTTTGAGAATCCTTCAAAGAGATATATCCCAGCTCTTCGCTCATTCCGTATTCAGCAACCATAGCAAATGCCATGGTCGTAATGCGCTCAAGATCATTTTGGGCTCCCGTTGAAATTCGGCCAAAGATAATCTCTTCTGCCACACGACCACCAAGAAGAGCACAAATCTTGTCATTAAGCTCTTCTGTTGTCATCAGGAAGCGTTCTTCCAGTGGAGTTTGCAAAGTGTAGCCCAATGCTGCCAGTCCACGTGGCACAATACTCACCTTAAGTACAGGATCGGTATGCTCCAGAAACCAGCCTACAATAGCATGACCGGCCTCGTGGTAAGCCACAATCTTCCGCTCATCAGGACTAATGAGTTTATTCTTACGCTCTAGTCCTGCAATTACCTTCTCAATAGAATCCTGAAAGTCTTCCATCTCGATACTGTTCTTCTCTCGGCGGGCGGCCAACAATGCAGCTTCATTACAAAGATTGGCAAGATCAGCACCAGCAAATCCCGGTGTTTGAGACGCCAATACACGGAGATCGATATTATCTGATAGCTTTAACTTTTTGGTGTGAACCCTCAGAATTTCGACACGACCGTTAAGATCTGGCTTGTCAATCATAATCTGACGATCAAAACGTCCGGGTCTTAGCAGAGCTGAATCCAGAATATCAGGACGGTTGGTAGCTGCCATCAGGATTACTCCTTTGTCGGAGTTAAACCCATCCATTTCACTCAACAACTGGTT
The genomic region above belongs to Gracilimonas sp. and contains:
- a CDS encoding T9SS type A sorting domain-containing protein; translated protein: MKKATLLIAVLMSLPFLAMAQTTVTVSANITEDTEWTSDNEYVLDGMIFVTGGADLYIEAGTTVRGGEGQDLDASGLVITRGSKIFAEGTAENPIIFTAEDDANLTKDDVGEWGGLVILGRASTNNVVEATIEGVNEITSDPALVGYGGTDDMDDSGILRYVSIRHTGINIGSSSGNEIQGLTLGGVGAGTTIEYVESFASGDDGYEWFGGTVNTKYLVSAFNNDDAFDWDQGFRGKGQFWFVIQDSDQAGRSAEMDGAGGDETGTPFAYPVISNATYIGPGVSSTPSGDPGQMLEFRDNTGALYANSVFTDHPGNALRVEDVDGVDDFDSRARLEADSLNITNSVFFSFGTGTTLADMATNAYEATMLTANNNVTIDPELGGISRTGDAGLDPRPGNSAVLSGAVIPEDAFFSEVSFKGAFGGNNWLAGWTALDQYGYLSESGTPGMEAVSGNITEDTYWTADNEYLLDGMVFVTDGADLYIEAGTTVRGGEGQDLDASGLVITRGSRIFAEGTSSNPIIFTAEDDANLTKDDVGEWGGLVILGRASTNNTVEATIEGVNEISSDPDLVGYGGTDDMDDSGVLRYVSIRHSGINIGSSSGNEIQGLTLGGVGAGTTIEYIESFASGDDGYEWFGGTVNTRYLISAFNNDDAFDWDQGFRGKGQFWFVIQDSDQAGRSAEMDGAGGDETGTPFAYPVISNATYIGPGVSSTPSGDPGQMLEFRDNTGALYANSVFTDHPGNALRVEDVDGVDDFDSRARLEADSLNITNSIFFSFGTGTTFADMATNGYEETMLSANSNTIVDPMLRGISRTDDAGLDPRPNPDSPVYGTAVAMEDDWFYPTNYAGAFDGSNWAAGWTALDAYGFLGSGLVTDTEGSPSEVPNSVTLNQNYPNPFNPTTQISFTLPQAQQVTLKVYDMLGREVATLANREMFSSGMSTLNFNASNLSSGLYIYRLTSGNVAVTRKMTLIK
- the ftsH gene encoding ATP-dependent zinc metalloprotease FtsH; amino-acid sequence: MAQKKQNQKKSVKPDGKKGGNSPKFPTWSIFVLFFVLLLAQVLFFSPDTGNRIKYSKFLEHVENGYVSEITITNGVDVTGVYSDKAISDGIINRPEQGDSNNLPFSTEGVEDFKKFRTTMLRGDEIRPVLDANAVEYDVRIEEDWFSGIFVWLIPIALLIVIWIFIFRKMNPGQQVLNIGKNKASLYDQQKETKVTFEDVAGLQEAKAEVEEVVEFLKNPQKFTKLGGVLPKGVLLVGPPGTGKTLLAKATAGEASVPFFSLSGSDFVEMFVGVGAARVRDLFKQAKEKAPCIIFIDEIDSIGRTRGRGMAMGSNDERENTLNQLLSEMDGFNSDKGVILMAATNRPDILDSALLRPGRFDRQIMIDKPDLNGRVEILRVHTKKLKLSDNIDLRVLASQTPGFAGADLANLCNEAALLAARREKNSIEMEDFQDSIEKVIAGLERKNKLISPDERKIVAYHEAGHAIVGWFLEHTDPVLKVSIVPRGLAALGYTLQTPLEERFLMTTEELNDKICALLGGRVAEEIIFGRISTGAQNDLERITTMAFAMVAEYGMSEELGYISLKDSQNPENSYGFNKKYSEKTSEQIDKEVRKIIDLNHDRTIELLKKHKDELEKLAEALLEREVLDHHALRELLGDRPHGKYPAGIFEQSSDSKKNGVQKDKEEKSEVDDAEVIESEDAQVEEKDIDNKTEDSSDKEESEESKA
- a CDS encoding TonB-dependent receptor → MKTHIISALVCFALSISVNLKAQETGSVTGTVVDAETGETLIGVNVVIQGTTIGTSTDLDGRYTIRNLSPGSYTLEVSYISFQKQTITGVEVNAGQATRLDLTLQPETEELDDVIITAEAILDNEAGLLRQRQKSISFSDAISAESISSSGAGDAAGALQKVVGASVVDGKYVFIRGLGDRYTSTHLNGSELPSSDPNRKSFQMDIFPANLLENIVTLKTFTPDKPGNFSGGLVDIATKDFPEQFSFQLSASTGYNTQATFTDLRIGDPSSTDAFGFDGGRREIPKEVKDFIKSGQEIPTLRDTRDDQQAAETLDRLSNSFNNEFQPREQYGVMNQSYGFSIGNQVPFFGNDLGYTASFSYSQGYSGYNNGDVARYDLVGNFDDSEQLFRRLDVNDVKGERNVDWGGMATVSYRLTDNHRFSARFLKTQSGTGAGRYLEGFQYDIPNALFQTRVVQYTERSLTSFQLSGKSYFENFLKTTVEWKAANATNTQDEPDLRYFTTQVDTFASGAILYSSPTNNFQRPGRFYRNLEENNRNAGVDVTIPFNSFNGVAGNIKFGGNLVDVERDFREQRFDFYTDTQNFTLNDVEGDVDAFFDSLGILGYANNGRPQFGNYVQNASTPRSNYDATRTVSAAYLMTELPVTDKFKLIGGVRVENADIEVISQDTALAVGSLSNTDYLPSVNAIYSFTENMNVRAAYTQTVARPTFRELAPYITFDFVGGLLFQGNENLKRTLITNYDVRWELFTGPGEILAVSGFYKELENPLERVIRTDIGNDALSIQNVEEGRVYGLEFEVRKNLGFLTEDLRHFSLSTNYTLVRSYVDIPELELQVIRNARPDAEDTRELQGQSPFLFNLDLGYANPDIEFNSSISYNFFGDRLGIVTEGATPDIYERGYGSLNFTSNKTIGENFELSFKISNILNPDIIQSQKFKGDEYFYQKYQRGRTFSLGIKYKI